A window of Paenibacillus polygoni contains these coding sequences:
- a CDS encoding ABC transporter permease produces the protein MKMLKKTWPFHVMLLPAMIFLFLFSYLPMGGIVMAFQDYKPWEGISGSAWVGLDNFRYLFERDDSVQVIWNTLVIAVAKMIFNLLVPFVFAILLNEIRQVGLQRSIQTLVYLPHFLSWVILGGILVDLLAPAGLLNRVLGEFGINPILFLGDNNWFRFTVIVSDVWKEFGYNTIIFLAALATINPSLYEAAEMDGATRFKQTLHITIPSLIPITIVVGTLALGNVLNAGFDQIFNLYNPLVYETGDIIDTFVYRTAILNGEMGFGTAIGLFKSVISMVLILISYRLAYKWAGYRIF, from the coding sequence ATGAAAATGTTGAAAAAAACATGGCCTTTCCATGTAATGCTGCTGCCTGCCATGATCTTCTTATTTTTATTTAGTTATCTGCCAATGGGCGGGATCGTCATGGCTTTTCAAGATTATAAACCTTGGGAAGGCATCTCAGGTTCTGCATGGGTAGGACTTGATAACTTCCGCTATTTATTTGAGAGAGATGACAGTGTTCAGGTTATCTGGAACACACTTGTCATTGCCGTAGCGAAGATGATCTTCAATCTTCTTGTTCCCTTTGTGTTTGCCATCCTGCTGAACGAGATTAGACAAGTTGGACTTCAACGCTCTATACAAACGCTTGTATATCTGCCTCACTTTCTATCTTGGGTAATTCTTGGAGGAATTCTGGTGGACTTGCTTGCTCCAGCGGGCCTTTTAAACCGAGTACTTGGAGAGTTCGGGATTAACCCCATCTTATTTTTAGGGGATAACAATTGGTTCCGTTTCACTGTAATTGTATCTGATGTCTGGAAAGAATTTGGATATAACACCATTATATTCTTAGCGGCTCTTGCTACAATTAATCCTTCATTATATGAAGCTGCTGAGATGGATGGAGCAACTCGTTTTAAACAAACGCTTCATATTACGATCCCTTCCTTAATTCCAATCACGATTGTGGTGGGAACGCTTGCCTTAGGGAATGTGCTTAATGCCGGATTTGACCAAATCTTTAACCTCTATAATCCGCTTGTATATGAAACAGGAGATATTATTGATACCTTTGTATACCGCACTGCAATTCTAAACGGAGAGATGGGCTTTGGTACAGCCATTGGATTGTTTAAATCCGTGATTAGTATGGTCCTAATCTTAATCTCCTATAGACTTGCCTACAAGTGGGCAGGGTACCGTATCTTCTAA
- a CDS encoding carbohydrate ABC transporter permease produces MYHKSKSYRVFNVVNTIFLIILSILCIVPLIHVLAVSFSSKAAADANIVSLIPIDFSLEAYKKTINNPAFLRSIMIAVARTVVGTLITLVITFLAAYPLSKENSAFRSRTVYSWIFVFSMVFNGGLVPFYEVIQSLHLMNTFWVLVLPSAVNTFLVILMLNFFRGIPKELEEASLMDGAGHFRTLFSVYLPISLPSIATISLFSMVFHWNSWFDGLLYINNAKDFPLATFLQTIIIQRDMSSMSMNPQEMELISQTTVKAAQIFIGAAPILIVYPFLQKYFVKGMTVGSVKG; encoded by the coding sequence GTGTATCATAAATCAAAATCATACCGTGTCTTTAACGTTGTAAATACGATTTTCCTTATCATTTTATCTATACTATGTATTGTTCCGCTTATACATGTACTTGCCGTTTCGTTTAGTAGTAAAGCAGCGGCTGATGCCAATATTGTATCACTGATTCCGATTGATTTTTCTTTAGAAGCTTATAAAAAGACAATAAATAATCCCGCTTTTCTTAGATCTATCATGATCGCGGTAGCGCGTACCGTTGTTGGTACGCTCATTACACTCGTGATTACGTTTTTAGCGGCTTATCCGCTATCTAAAGAGAACAGCGCTTTTAGAAGCCGTACAGTTTATTCCTGGATCTTCGTATTCAGTATGGTGTTTAATGGAGGACTTGTACCGTTTTACGAAGTGATTCAATCCCTTCATTTGATGAATACATTCTGGGTACTGGTTCTGCCGTCCGCTGTAAATACATTTCTCGTAATTCTGATGCTGAACTTTTTCAGAGGCATCCCGAAAGAACTCGAAGAAGCATCTCTTATGGATGGAGCAGGACATTTCCGGACTTTGTTCTCGGTATATCTTCCGATTTCATTGCCTTCGATCGCAACGATTAGTTTGTTCAGTATGGTATTTCACTGGAATTCTTGGTTTGATGGACTCTTGTATATTAATAATGCGAAAGATTTCCCGCTTGCTACTTTTCTGCAAACGATCATCATTCAGCGTGATATGAGCTCAATGAGTATGAATCCACAAGAAATGGAGCTCATCAGCCAAACAACGGTGAAAGCAGCGCAAATCTTTATCGGAGCAGCTCCGATTCTTATTGTGTATCCATTCCTGCAAAAATATTTTGTAAAAGGGATGACGGTGGGATCTGTTAAAGGTTAA
- a CDS encoding beta-galactosidase, with protein MIQKYPPLFDKAPIMLHGADYNPEQWLKYPEVLEEDIRLMKKSHSNVMSVGIFSWVSLEPEEGVFTFEWLDRILDSFAENGIYALLATPSGARPAWMSHKYPEVLRVGSNRVRNLHGFRHNHCYSSPVYREKVNIINTKLAERYANHPAVIGWHISNELGGDCHCDYCQDAFRKWVKDRYETLDELNHAWWTTFWSHTYTDYSQIESPAPHGETQVHAMNLDWKRFVTDQTVDFLKHEIAPLRQVNPDLPVTTNFMSYFDGLDYWKFADVLDVLSWDSYPTWHDTEQDDSKQAASVALMHDIVRTIKGGKPFMLMESTPSMTNWQDVSKLKKPGMHLLSSLQAVAHGSDTVQYFQWRKSRGSSEKLHGAVVDHVGNEHTRVFKEVTEVGSYLQELQDIVGTVVPAEVAIVFDWENRWAITDSQGPRNIGIKYDETIQSHYKVFWDQGIPVDIINMDADLSKYKLVIAPMLYMVKTGVGERIEKYVENGGTFVSTYWSGIVNENDLCHLGGFPGPLRKTLGIWSEEIDGLHDGQINRIEALAGNSLGLTGEYEAIELCDLIHLEGATALAVYGSDFYKGRPAATVHSFGEGKSYYIASRNSESFHKTFYQGIIKEAGIKKSMDSELPSGVTVSVRTDGEHDYVFIQNYTGEEQVLPLDSADYTEIGLPSSERNQSLQEQIVLEPYSVRVIKREHIIK; from the coding sequence ATGATACAGAAATATCCACCTCTATTTGATAAAGCACCTATTATGCTGCACGGCGCTGACTATAACCCAGAACAGTGGCTAAAATATCCCGAAGTACTAGAAGAAGATATTAGACTGATGAAAAAATCTCACTCCAATGTAATGTCCGTTGGTATTTTCTCTTGGGTTTCTTTGGAACCTGAGGAAGGAGTATTTACCTTTGAGTGGCTTGACCGCATACTGGATTCTTTCGCTGAGAATGGAATCTATGCACTGCTTGCGACACCAAGCGGAGCGAGACCGGCATGGATGTCACACAAATACCCAGAAGTACTGCGAGTAGGCAGTAACCGGGTTCGCAACTTGCATGGTTTCCGTCACAATCACTGTTATTCCTCTCCTGTATACCGGGAGAAAGTGAATATTATCAATACTAAACTTGCCGAGCGATACGCAAATCACCCAGCTGTTATTGGCTGGCATATCTCGAACGAACTGGGTGGCGATTGTCACTGTGATTACTGTCAGGATGCGTTTAGAAAATGGGTTAAAGATCGGTATGAAACGCTTGATGAACTGAACCATGCCTGGTGGACAACTTTCTGGAGTCATACCTATACGGATTATAGCCAGATTGAATCTCCAGCACCTCACGGTGAAACTCAGGTTCATGCAATGAATTTAGACTGGAAACGATTTGTTACAGATCAAACCGTTGATTTCTTGAAGCATGAGATTGCTCCGCTTAGACAGGTGAACCCAGATTTACCGGTAACGACTAATTTCATGAGTTACTTTGACGGGCTGGATTATTGGAAATTTGCTGATGTTCTTGATGTTCTATCCTGGGATAGTTATCCAACATGGCATGATACAGAGCAAGATGATAGCAAGCAGGCAGCTTCTGTTGCATTAATGCATGATATCGTTCGTACGATTAAAGGCGGCAAACCATTTATGCTGATGGAGAGCACACCTAGCATGACGAACTGGCAGGATGTCAGCAAACTGAAAAAACCAGGTATGCATCTGCTGTCTTCTCTTCAAGCAGTGGCACATGGGTCGGATACTGTACAGTACTTCCAGTGGCGGAAGAGCCGCGGTTCAAGTGAAAAACTGCATGGCGCAGTAGTAGACCATGTGGGAAATGAGCACACCCGCGTTTTTAAAGAAGTAACTGAGGTAGGAAGCTACCTTCAAGAACTCCAAGATATCGTAGGAACTGTAGTTCCAGCAGAGGTTGCTATCGTATTTGATTGGGAGAATCGCTGGGCAATAACGGATTCACAAGGACCTAGAAATATCGGAATTAAATATGATGAAACGATCCAATCACACTATAAAGTTTTCTGGGATCAAGGGATTCCTGTGGATATTATTAATATGGATGCAGATCTGTCCAAATACAAACTTGTTATAGCGCCAATGCTCTACATGGTAAAAACAGGGGTTGGGGAGAGAATTGAAAAGTATGTGGAGAATGGAGGCACGTTTGTCTCTACGTATTGGTCAGGGATCGTTAATGAGAATGACTTGTGTCATTTAGGAGGGTTCCCAGGACCGCTTCGTAAAACACTTGGCATCTGGTCAGAAGAAATTGATGGACTTCATGATGGGCAAATTAACCGAATTGAAGCTCTAGCTGGTAATTCTTTAGGACTCACCGGCGAATATGAAGCGATTGAACTATGTGACTTGATTCATCTGGAAGGTGCGACTGCACTAGCGGTTTATGGAAGTGATTTTTATAAAGGCAGACCGGCAGCAACCGTTCACTCTTTTGGAGAAGGAAAATCATATTACATTGCTTCCCGTAACTCGGAATCATTCCATAAAACATTCTATCAAGGGATTATTAAAGAAGCAGGAATTAAGAAGTCCATGGATAGTGAATTGCCTAGCGGGGTAACGGTATCCGTTCGTACAGATGGAGAGCATGATTATGTATTTATACAGAACTATACGGGAGAAGAACAAGTTCTTCCTTTAGACAGCGCGGATTACACCGAAATCGGACTTCCATCGTCCGAGCGTAATCAGTCATTGCAAGAACAGATTGTATTAGAGCCATATAGTGTTCGTGTTATAAAAAGAGAGCATATTATCAAATAA
- a CDS encoding NAD-dependent malic enzyme: MIQRNLDGNSIIIRLEMKTKTINFGEVASAISTAGGDIVAIDVISTNQDVTVRDLTVAITDSEQNKRIIDQVRKLDGVTIINVSDRTFLLHLGGKIEITSKTPINNREDLSRVYTPDVARICTAIAEEPHKAYSLTIKRNTIAVVSDGSAVLGLGNIGPEAAMPVMEGKAMLFKQFAGVDAFPICLQTQDTEEIIRTIKAISPAFGGINLEDISSPRCFEIEERLNKELDIPVFHDDQHGTAVVLYAGLINALKLAGKTLENSKIVICGIGAAGVACSNILLSAGAKRLIGVDREGALVRTAVYDNPVWQSYAERTNPELEEGTLHEVLKGADVFIGVSKGNLLTREHILTMAKDPIVFAMANPVPEIMPSVIEDIVAVAATGRSDYPNQINNVLCFPGIFRAALDCRASVINEEMKLAAATAIASSISDEERTKHYIIPSVFNDRVVKRIRESVIEAAIQTGVARRFPRKNNETTS; encoded by the coding sequence ATGATTCAGCGTAATCTGGATGGAAACAGTATCATTATCCGCCTTGAAATGAAAACAAAGACCATTAATTTTGGAGAAGTTGCTTCTGCCATCTCCACTGCTGGTGGAGACATTGTAGCCATTGACGTCATTTCAACCAATCAAGATGTAACGGTCCGTGATTTAACGGTAGCGATTACGGATAGTGAACAGAACAAACGAATCATTGATCAAGTTCGTAAATTAGATGGCGTGACGATTATTAACGTATCTGACCGTACATTTCTCCTGCATTTGGGCGGGAAAATCGAAATCACTTCCAAAACGCCGATAAATAACCGAGAAGACTTATCAAGGGTCTACACCCCTGATGTAGCAAGAATCTGTACCGCCATTGCAGAGGAACCGCATAAAGCTTATTCATTAACGATTAAAAGAAATACGATAGCTGTCGTATCCGACGGCAGTGCTGTCCTTGGGCTTGGTAATATCGGTCCTGAAGCTGCGATGCCTGTAATGGAAGGTAAAGCAATGTTATTTAAACAGTTTGCTGGTGTGGATGCTTTTCCAATATGCCTGCAGACTCAAGATACAGAGGAAATTATTCGTACTATAAAAGCGATCTCGCCTGCATTTGGAGGAATCAATCTGGAGGATATCTCCTCTCCGCGTTGTTTTGAAATTGAAGAAAGATTAAACAAGGAACTCGATATCCCGGTATTTCATGATGATCAGCATGGAACAGCTGTAGTTCTGTATGCAGGTCTGATTAATGCACTCAAACTCGCAGGAAAAACGCTGGAGAATAGTAAAATTGTCATTTGTGGAATTGGAGCTGCCGGAGTAGCCTGCAGTAACATCTTGTTATCCGCTGGAGCAAAACGACTCATCGGTGTCGATCGTGAAGGTGCACTCGTGCGCACAGCAGTTTATGATAATCCCGTATGGCAGAGTTATGCAGAGCGGACAAATCCAGAACTCGAGGAAGGCACGCTTCATGAAGTTTTGAAAGGCGCAGATGTCTTCATTGGTGTATCCAAAGGGAACTTGCTGACAAGGGAACATATACTTACGATGGCAAAAGATCCAATTGTATTTGCGATGGCAAATCCTGTTCCTGAAATTATGCCGAGTGTAATCGAAGATATTGTCGCAGTGGCAGCCACTGGACGATCTGATTATCCAAATCAGATTAATAATGTGTTATGTTTTCCTGGTATTTTCCGAGCCGCACTCGACTGCCGTGCTTCTGTCATTAATGAAGAGATGAAACTTGCAGCAGCGACTGCGATTGCCTCCTCCATTTCAGATGAAGAACGTACGAAACACTACATTATTCCAAGTGTATTTAATGATCGTGTGGTGAAAAGGATTCGAGAAAGCGTCATTGAAGCTGCGATTCAGACGGGTGTTGCAAGAAGGTTCCCCAGAAAAAACAATGAAACAACATCATGA
- a CDS encoding copper amine oxidase N-terminal domain-containing protein: protein MLKKQWGLITLALVMVWSIMGSTVSAAASQNPIRVYLDQVEMKFDVPPTIKNGVTFVQFRPLFEGLDYTVKWNNADKRINADNGETKLQLIVGKKSAHINGQRTKLPAAPYISKGSTLVPLRFVAEATGYNVIWDQKKKTIQIETGKVDDKTKAQVNAFLSKLSQAENERSIEKVSALIDNYAPFYEEMIHDYGEYFKSQGQVTYTNINPVNMYDYGATVFVTKTNTWKSGPFYFDVKQDLILKLTKASNGNLQVFYEGVISESYAAEELIGKQPAVPVKVKSAIEETLNTQYEGYNTENKQLLLSSFDPTTWIYRDVISVLEDGWFEEFDYSLSATEMNIVQYDGETAIVHTEETDLEGDHTTMYYMKQNLAGKWLIADTFVILRDEDGKIRSSLSDPREAKLIH, encoded by the coding sequence CCTCGCACTAGTAATGGTATGGTCCATCATGGGCAGCACTGTAAGTGCAGCTGCATCACAGAACCCAATCCGAGTATATCTGGACCAGGTTGAAATGAAATTTGATGTTCCGCCAACCATTAAAAATGGAGTGACTTTTGTACAATTCCGTCCTCTTTTTGAAGGACTTGACTACACCGTAAAATGGAACAATGCCGATAAACGAATTAACGCAGACAATGGTGAGACCAAACTGCAATTAATTGTAGGCAAAAAATCTGCACACATTAATGGACAAAGAACAAAATTACCTGCTGCGCCCTACATAAGCAAAGGAAGCACGTTAGTTCCGCTTCGCTTTGTTGCAGAAGCTACGGGTTATAACGTAATCTGGGATCAAAAAAAGAAAACGATTCAGATTGAAACCGGTAAAGTCGATGACAAAACTAAAGCACAGGTGAATGCCTTTCTAAGCAAACTGAGTCAGGCAGAAAATGAACGCAGTATTGAGAAAGTGTCCGCATTAATCGATAACTATGCCCCTTTCTATGAAGAAATGATTCATGATTACGGTGAATACTTCAAATCACAGGGTCAAGTCACCTATACAAACATTAATCCTGTTAACATGTATGATTACGGGGCCACTGTGTTTGTTACAAAGACAAATACATGGAAGAGCGGTCCATTTTATTTTGACGTCAAACAGGATCTTATCTTGAAACTCACCAAGGCATCGAATGGCAACCTGCAGGTATTCTATGAAGGTGTCATTTCAGAATCCTACGCAGCCGAGGAGCTCATCGGTAAGCAACCCGCCGTGCCGGTGAAAGTAAAATCAGCTATTGAGGAAACATTAAATACGCAGTACGAAGGATACAACACAGAGAATAAACAGCTCTTATTATCATCATTTGATCCTACGACATGGATTTATCGTGATGTCATCTCTGTTCTTGAAGATGGTTGGTTCGAGGAATTTGATTATAGTTTATCAGCTACTGAGATGAACATCGTACAATATGATGGTGAAACAGCGATCGTTCATACGGAAGAAACCGATCTTGAAGGTGATCATACAACCATGTACTATATGAAACAAAACCTAGCAGGAAAATGGCTGATTGCTGACACTTTTGTTATACTACGCGATGAAGATGGCAAAATCAGATCCTCTCTTAGTGATCCAAGGGAAGCGAAGTTGATACACTAA